TAGATTTTGAGTTTCTTGGCAATCTCAGTGGCAATCCTTACACTCTTCATACCAATGTGTTTGCTCAAGGCAAGGGTGACAAAGAGCAGCAGTTCCATCTTTGGTTTGACCCCACCAAGGACTTCCACACCTACTCCATTGTTTGGAACCCCAAACATATCATGTAAGtgtcttttattatatattacttaATTTTCCAAATCGTTGATCACTTAATAAAGTAGATTGAGGGAGATAATTTCATCTGTTGATAATGATTTGATCTCTAATTACCTTCATGCAGATTCATGGTTGATAACATACCAATAAGAGATTTCAAGAACATGGAGGAGAGAGGAGTTGGATTCCCTAAAGATCAACCCATGAGGATGTACTCCAGCCTCTGGAATGCTGATGATTGGGCAACAATGGGAGGACGAGTCAAGACTAATTGGACTCAAGCACCATTCACCGCGTACTACCAGAACTACAGGGCCAATGCTTGTGTCGTCTCTCGAGGGAGCTCTGGTTGCCCCGGCAATCGATTGAAAACAGCTTCAGTATCGGACAATGCATGGATAAATCAAGAAGTGGACTCAGTGAGTTACAGGAGGATGAGATGGGTGCAAAGGAAGTACATGATCTATGACTACTGTGCTGATATCAAGAGGTTTCCACAGCGCCTTCCTGCAGAATGTCCAACTCCTCGTCCTCACTAGAAAACTTATATTCATCCTGTAATATATTCTTTCATTCATTGGttcattatttgtatttttaatccACTGtatgataatttgaaattttttaacaaatgaattattcataatatacaTAGGCACTTTTATTGTTGGTCATTGATATCTTGGAAATCTTAATAAAAGCAATATTTAGTGAATAAATTGCTGAAGCAAGTTCTAATTGAAGGataaaaggttttaaaaaaaattggataaaccaTGTTCATAGAGAGAAAATAACGTATACAACGTATAGCGGAAGAGAAGAAGACCAACCATCTAATAAACATGGAAACtgcaaaacaaagaataaaatggaaaacaaaaacagagcacaaaatGCAGACAATAGAATTCAAGACTGATGCATTGGAGACAGGAAGAAAGACCGAACCCTAAGCAATCCCAAGGATACACAAAGAGGAGCAGTCCAGCGATGAGGCTTTCTTCTAACTCATCATATCTTCTTGATCGCCTGATTTGGTATGGTGCCCAAAAAAACTCTAGGCTGAGCTTTGCCAACATAACTGAGTCTTTGTAATCTTGCCATCTTAGTGTCTAGGGCCACTACGATCCATGTCCAAAGcatgtaaataattttgatcATAATAATAGAGCATGATGAAAATTTATCAAAGAAGATGCAagcatttctttcaagccagaGGTTCCAAGTTATGGCCCTAGCAAGGTGATTTCTCGACATCTCTTAGTGACTGAGTAAGTTTGGATCTCTAACTACCCAAAATGATCGTGTAGGGATCTTGATGGGTTAGGAAGTCTAAACACATGTGTAAAAAGTGCCATATGAAATACACTATTAGAAAGAGATGGTAGTAAGTAGCCTGCAACATTTTCTAGCTGCTAAATTTTCTAGGGTGAGAATGCTAATGCTCTAGACTAACCAGTTAAAGAGGTTGATTTTCCAAGAACATGACCTTTTCCAAATAATCTGTGTCATAGGCAAAGAGTACCTTTGTTGATTTAGGAAACCATAAAACGACTTGAATATGAGTACTATTAGAAGTTAGGCTTTACCTCACTTTGAAAGTTAGGAACACTTCTATTGAGTTTGTATAAAAGCATGGGGTCAACCTATATCATGCTCAAATGTAGCAAATgcaataaatcaattaattttccATACGGCTATTGTGACTCACTGAACAACTCTAGCTCGAGATACCTAAGTGCACAATTATTGGACCACTTGTCGTACCATAATAGCATAGTAGGGCCATCCTCGATCTCTATGACGATATAACATATGAATGCATGTTGATATTTGAGGACTTCGTTCCTAAAGAAGGATTTCCTTTAAGGCATTCTATAGAAGAGGTTCCATGTGTTACTAATGCGATCAATTAATGTGTCATGTCCACAAGTATATGGGTCATCAAGGTGAGGAGGGttgtcgtatccacaaggaataaaaatcactagtaataactctatcCTTGTTATCTAACTAGAAACCAATTTGAAGAGAAGTGAATTGCTAAAAACTAAAGTTGAAATTGCTAAACCCTAAGGTTGAGGTTTTGAATAAGTGATTAACCAATTAAAAGAAATAGGTGTCTAGAAAAGTTTTTACTTGGGATTATCAAAAAGAAGTAATTATAATCAACATAGATCGAACCTAAGTGTTATTGGACCGAGGGGACTCAATAATATATCAAGTGCTCTCTCAAGACACCTCAATAACTAATCCAATACAACAATAGAATTAAATCTCtttaaattctattttcatACGATTGTAATGAGATCTAAGAAACCCTAGCTATTTGCAAGCAGCCTATCTTTAGTGCAAGCTAatgatttccttcatctatggaTGAACCTTAAACAATGAATCTCTCGATATCAATAGTGAAATCACAGTGAAGAACCCACTCTCGTTACAATAATTTAGCATGATAAGAATCATAGataaatccaacaaccaaaggagaactatattaaaaataatatgaaagtaAAATTATCTCAAGCTACATTAATTCCAAGCACCCAAGGAAGTTTAGACTTCCATGGGCGTAATGTTCAATACAAAGTAAGAAGAATAATGAAATAGAACAAAATTCATGAAAGAAACCCCTTACTAATGTCTTCAATAATGGTGATCTATGTGAGCCAATATCGCCACAGGGGATCATCACTTGGGCGACTTCCTTGGTCTCCCTCTTCTTCTCTATCTTCACTCCAAAACACTATTTGTCATCTTGTCAAGAAAAAAACTTCCAAAAATtagcctctctctctctctccaattCACCTTTTATAACCCCAGAAATCAGGTAAGTACACGGACAAATACATGGGTGCATACTTTGCCCGTGTAAGTCTTTAAAAACTCCAAAATACCAAAACTTGGGAGTTACACGGTTGTGTTTACATGAGCATGTAAAACAACTCGTGCCCATGTAACTTGGTGAAAAATTTGTTGCGGACTCTTGGGAGTTACACAGGTAGGTACATTGGTGTGAACCTTGCTCTTGtatttttctagaaattttGCTTTGATTAGCTCCGTTTCACTCCTGATTTCATACTTTGGCTCAAATTGCATTTATGTTGGcctaaacattaaaaaaaaaaacctcaatacCAAATCACTCTTAAAACACTCTTAAGGACAAATTTAAGTGCATAATTCACATTGGAATTTATACAATATAGCACTTTTTAGTTACCATTATGgtaataattgtattaaatcTTGGATCCCGCACCATGGTATTTTGGTTGCCATTTTCCACTACCATTTCCCTAAACGGGTCCTATTAAATTCCTCTAAGTTCATTATTCCCCACCCTCCCTATTCCCTTGGTTTGCAAATGTGTTTCTAGTTTACTAGATGAGCTCCAAGGCGtgatcaatgccatggtgaaaAAAATCCCTTCTAATATGATCAATTTCTTTGATCACCCAACTTGTAAGCTTAAAGATAGGCATCCATTACATATGAATAGGAGAGAGGACGGAGTTGATTGAAAGTTAATCTACTACCTAACGATAGGAATTTAACCATCCAAGAAGATAACTTAGATCTTACCTTTGCTATCAAAACTTCCCAATCTTACGGTCTTAGGTGTTTGCTCTAGATGGATACTCCAAGATAAGTAATTGGGAGAAGCCTTGTCAAGCAGTTTAGAGTCTTAATTAAAAGGGCTTTTGCAAGCTACCTAGATGTTGCAAAGTAGATactagttttatttaaattgatagCCAAACCTGACATTCCTTTAAAAAGGTAGAGAATAAGTTTTATTGTTCTTATATCCTCTATGCCACCCACCATAAGAACCAGAAGATCATCGATAAATTGGAGGTGACACATTTTATCTAGGTTGTCAAGTGGGACTCAATACAAAATCCCAAAGTTTAGGGCATAATTGAACATTTGGCTGAGCATACGTGATACTTTGGTAAACACTAGTAGGGAGAGGGGATCACCTTGTCGAAGACCTTTGAGATATCGGACATAGACATAGTTTGAACCATTAACTAGGAAATTGGATTTTGAAGATGATAAAATAGATTTAACCAAACCACTCCATTTATGACAAAATTTGTATGCACTCAGGACCTCAACTAGGAACTCTTCTTCGCCCTTAGAAAGTGAATACTTTGATGCTTTTAAAGGGTGAAGAAGAGTTCTTCCACTACAACAATGGATGTCTAGAATGCAACGACCCCTAATAAAGGTGGATTGAGAAAGGTCAATCAAAGAGTCAATAACTTTACTAAGTCTAAATGCTAGAACCTTGGAAAAAATCTTTAGGGTTGTGTTAATGAGGCTAATTGGATGAAAATTCATAAGGTTGTCCGGGTTTCCTCTTTTGGGAAGAAATTCAATGATAGCCTATATGATCCTTTCCAAATTGAGCAAACCATTATAGGAGTTGTCACATAGGACAACTAGATCTTTTTCTACAATTGACTAGTATTTTTAGAAGAACATAAAggaaaaaaccataaaatcctAGCATTTTGTTTGCCTCCATTGAAAAtgtatcatttttaatttcctCCAATGAAAAGGGGGCCTCGAGCTAGTAAAGGTCAATTGTCAATTGCCCCTTACAGCGGTAAACCATGAAAAAACAAAGCTGGAAGCTTGTTTCATCTTGAATTAAGAGCGAAACTGGTCagcaaaaagaaaacctagTTCTTCAATTCCCTCTGCCACTTGGTCCTAATCTATTAGACGGGGAATGAAGTTTCTGATACATCATCCATTAGCAACCACATGGAAGAACTTGGTGTTTTCCTCCTCCTATTTAAGCCATATTGTCGTAGATGATTGCTTCCCGtatagttcttgtttgagtagAGATCATAAGGCCAGATTAAGGTCTAATTTTCCCTTATCCTCctatgatgtttattttttaaattctttaacTACATCTAGTGTTTGCAGATCATGAAATAGGGCCATCTTTTTAGCTTGATGGAACTAAAGTTGTACTTTGCCCAAAGGCGCAGTTTGGTTTTAAAATGCGTCATTAGTTTGTGGAGGCCATCATTAGTACACCAAGCTTGTTCGAACCTGAAATTCTTAAGTTTAAAGTTGTGGTCACCATATTCAAGCGACAACAGAGTGTGGTCGAAGCTTACTCCACATAAGCTAGTTTGTTGCACTTTAGGGAAAAGTGTAACCCATTCTATGGCAACTAGAAATTTGGCCAACCTAACCCAACTAATATCACTTTGACCCTTGGTCCAAGCTAATTTTAAATCTCACAAAAGGTTGAGCACTTTGGATGTCGGTTAGGTTAGGGATGCCACTGCTATTGTCCAAAGCAAAGATAGCATTAAAATCCCAAATCACCCAAGTGAACTAGGTATGGGTTCCCTAATCTTATTCCATAAAGCTGGTTTGATATTACAAGAATTTAGTAAATAAACTATGGTACACATCCACACAAAACAGTCCTTGACATTTCGAGAACTTGACTAATAAACAAAAGTACTTCACATGGGTTACCATTCCTTTAATCGACAAGTTGCTCCAACCATTGATCAAACCACCTAAAGATCTATATACTAGCATAAAATAGAAATCATCTAGCTAGGTATCTTCTATAACCTCCAGATGGATTGATTGATcgaaaattaatttatactcTTAAATACTGGTGTATTCCTTGTGTACACTCTGCAAGTGCATTGTTTGtataagtagtaaagtgtacacTAAGGTAGGTTAGTCAAATCAATAGGTACCAGCTCTCCTACTACTAGTTCTCCCTTTATTATCTAGTCAACAAAATGGAATTTCATACTATTAAACCTAAATGAGAAAATCAAAACCTAAAAGAGAGTTGACAAACTTGGGATGAAATTAGGAGATGGAGAAGTACCTTAGGCTTACTTCTTTCAAGAACATTGTAAAGATTTCCTATATTAGCTATTGGTAGAGCACTTTTGGACTGTAGAGATTCTAAGAGTAGTTAATCCTTTTGATCTAGGAAAccaaccctaattccatacGGTAATAGATCATTACCCTATGATTACATGACACTTGTAAATTTCCCTCTATTAAATTTAACCCTAATCGAGAGAGTTTGACACCATACACCCTATCTCTAGTTGTGCaatcaacatctatcttttatGTGTGACCTAATATGATTGATTTCTCAATCATAATCATATCaatcaaatatgaaattaagatagtgtttgttttggtgtatttggagttacatgtaactccaaatacacCAAATGTTaaaattcattgtttgtatggagggattttattttactaatgtaTTTCAAATGCTTTTTAGATgtatgaatgaaaaattaggTTTACGACCAAATTGGCCGTAAAACTAAATCCTTCATCTAAGAATCCCTCACGTGATTCATACCGGAGGAATTCATGAGCTTAAGTGAGTAATATCATCCTTGAGAATATTGAGCCGTACCCCAAGGCCTCTATCACCAATGCCATTTTTCTTCCCTGTTATGCTAGAAATGTGTTGTGCTCGATGACGACCAAAGATGTTTTGCTCCAACAAGATCTTCACTTGTGGTTGAATGATCCCGTCAAACACCACCCAGTAGCGCTTAGAGGAGACATGACAACATAACGGCGGTTTTTTGGGAACACCAACGGCCGTCAAAATTAGTGGATCGGGATTGATTGGTTGTGTCTTCGAAATTACCGATAGCTGAGGCGCATAGCTTCAAACTTATCTTCTGTGACAAAGAGAAATGAAGCCGAAACATGGTTCGACTCGGTTAGGATGCTGGAGTCGGCGATGGAGATGAACAAGATCGAGAGTAAGATAAGACGGTGTTGAAGATGGGCAAGATCAAGATTAGGATAAGATTGGATAAgatcatgatttaaaaaaatatttttcaaaagaatattctcaaatatttgttataataacaaaaataataattaaaacaactaaTAATTAAGTGATGGTtgaacttataatttttaaaatattatgctaatatatctagtaattaattttacaataaaattcgTTTAATAGTCTATTAATATTTAGGTTTTAAAaccttaatttaattttatcatatattaatatatatatatatatatatattttttttattttaaatatgtgaTGGTAAGTTGGTAACCTCACCTTAGGTAACCATAAACCTCAAATACATTAACAAATCccctcaaaccaaacataaaattttataatgcaGCATCTCCAATTACATCTAAACCAAATTAACATCATATTTGACTCCACTGTATTTACAATTACATTCAACCAAATGCCACCTAAGGCTCTCACACAATGTAATTGGAAGCATGAAGCAACATAGAAGATTCATACAAAAATACTCATAGCCAATATGAAAAGTAAGGAAATCAAATATAGTTAATCTTGAGATTCATGGCTTGAGGCACAAATATGATGGTTTAGCTTATCATGTTTAGAGGTAACAAGATACGATCGAAGATTAAAGGCAATAaggaaataataatgaaaactcCCCCAAGCTCCTCACAATAGTTGCAATGGAATCCAATGATGGAGAATGCCAAATCGTCAATCGCTCATCTCTAGACTGCAAGGGTAGTTTCAATCCACCCTTGAATGATGGCCTTTGGCTCTTCCTTCAAAGCTCTAGTTGTTGTCACACCCCATCCTACAAGACTAGCATGTTAAATTGCCATGACAACTCGATGAAGGGTACACACCACCCAACCCTCAAGTCACCACAAAGCTTACAATTTCCTTGATTTACATGAAGCTGAACACGAATCACAAGTAAAGAATTATACAAGTATGGAATCCAATAATTGCATAAGGAAGCAAGAATTTCATAAAGTCTGAAAATGAAGTTTCAAAGAGGCATACAAATCACAAAATACAACTAAGGTTTCAAAAAACTAAAGACAAATATGCAAGTAATACATGTTCATAGAATCAAGGACACCAGTGGATCCATATTTCTTATACAATGCAACCATGCTCAAAAATGGGCATACACTAAGACTTGAGGTGAAGAAGGATGAAACCACAATATAGCCTGGAAATAGGGGAGATGTGTGAGTAACTAAAGTCACTTAGTAAGTGGATTAGCACAATTCTAAAaggatataaaattataatatttaaatccaaataaataagcttttacaagtatacatataacttcaaaatatttcagaatatataaatacatcaacatatatatatatatacatatgttccGTAATGAGCATAAGAATCAATGTAATCAAATCATTAACCATATATATACACCAATAGTTATCAATAACAATTTTGGCCAAATACAAACTTTAAAAGAGATCATAACAAACCTCATCACAAAATCATTAACCATAAGTATTTTGGCATTTtgaaactaaataaaaactTCAAGGTTTACAAGGAAGCTTTTGACATAATATGGTGATCCAAATGAAGCTATAATCAAAATCCACTTCAAAACTCATCTATAAAAGCATCTTTCCAAAAAGAATATTTAAAGACATAAAGGGAGCCCACAATTCAAAGATCCAATTTATGAAATCATGGCTTTGCAAAAACTAAAAtgtaaaaccattctcaaacaTAATAGCCTAAAAACATCTCTGACTTTAGCAGCCGTCATGACTAAGTCCACAGCCATCAAGGTCTTCATACCCTTGACGTTAACCCACTGAGACCCCTTGTGATGACCCCAGTTCTTGGTGTACCAAGCAAATtaggaatttccacaccacTTGAATTGGGTACTAAACATGACCGAGTCCACCAcacacctctaaaggctggacCATAAGGACCCACTATTGCAGTAGGTGGGTAACAACCTTAtcactataaaaaattaaatcttggAAAGAACATCCAAGCCTTAGCCAACACTTTTGTGTGCATGTTCAAGACTTGGGGGTATCCAAATAATACAATTCAATTTCAAACATATCATAATATTCAATTTAGGGCAAGCATCTAGGTTTCataaatgaaaaacattttTCAGAATCATAGGATGTCAAAAGTGTGAATATGCGAACATAGGGGTTTCACAAACCATTCAAATTCATGAATGCAAGTAAAATCATAGTCATATCCATTCATAAGTctagaaatttcatagaaaagtcaataatataataaaccatttcaaacaaaccaaaacattaattttacTATGATAAATGCCAAGAACAATTTTAACAAACAATTGAAAACCATTTAAAGATCCTAATAGAATCATGCTTTTCAACATAACCCCACTTATAAGCTTAGGAGACTAATTTTCCCCATTGGTGCTACTCCTCCACTGAATCCTTGCCTAGAGCTAAGCTTTCATCACCTACTAAAACATAACCAGACATCCACCTGAGCCAAACAACAAAGAGGAATGAGCAACacttaaaagaaaagataagagagaTGCATAGaagaaaaccctaaacctatctGCAATGTAACCCTAATAGAGGCTTAGGTAGGGCTCAAACTTGACTCCAATAAACTCCAAAGAAATTTCATGGATATCAGTTCCATTCTAAACCAAGGAAATAAGAGATAGAAGTATGATCCATCAGTACTGTAGTAATGCTACAATACACGGATTTCAAACACAATGGAGGTCCATGAATCCAACAAGATTGAAGGAAAAAGGAAGTATACATCTTCCACTCATGCTCCTATCATCTAAACAATAAGAATGGCACATACAAAGCTCATCAATCTCAACAATCCCAAACCCATAGATCAACCTTTCAAGGAGTAAGGAAGCATGGAGAAACAACAAGCTCTAAGGAGTAGATGAGAGAACCAATGGAGCTTCTTCCAAGGATGAGAATGAAGGTATTCAAAGTGGAGATCTCTCATTCAAAGGAAAGATGAGAGAATGAGAATAAGAGGGGAAAAGAGGGTAAAACGGTGTTTTAGAGggtgaaaattatgaaaatacccTTGTTTCTTCACTTGAAAAACCCTTACAAGGCCGTGTATCACATCTACACGGCCATGTGACAACCCATGTACTTTACTGGTGATTGCTATAGTAATATATGACAGTGCTTCTGTTATAGTGCCCATATACTTCTCTTTCCATGAACTGAGTTTTCTAGAGAGTTACATGGTTGCTAAAATGCTACTACTACAGTATATTGTTTTGAGTTTCCAGAGAGTTACAAGGGAGGTACATGCCCATATACTTCTCTTTCCATGAACTGAGTTTTCTAGAGAGTTACATGGTTGCTACAATGCTACTACTACAATATATCTGTTTTGAGTTTCCAGAGAGTTACACGGGTAGGTACACGCCCATGTACAGACCCATGTAGTTCTCTGGCTACCAAATTctgcaaaaaatgaaaaaataaccaTTCTACAAAGGTGAACTCCACATACTATTCAAAATATAGTACTACACACACCCAAACAATAGAAACCAAAGAAAAGTCCTTGAGTATCACAGTTGTCCTCTATATTCTCCACCAAAAAGTCCCCCATAAAAATCTAACTTTTGGTCTTCTAAAGCCAGGAATGACTAGTGATCAACCGTGAACATTTCTAGCAAAGTTCAGGACTCGAATTGAGTAAAAATATCT
The DNA window shown above is from Dioscorea cayenensis subsp. rotundata cultivar TDr96_F1 unplaced genomic scaffold, TDr96_F1_v2_PseudoChromosome.rev07_lg8_w22 25.fasta BLBR01001277.1, whole genome shotgun sequence and carries:
- the LOC120256053 gene encoding probable xyloglucan endotransglucosylase/hydrolase protein 23; translated protein: MDRDLEISWGDGRGKFLNNGNLLSLSLDKYSGSGFQSKNQYLFGRIDMQIKLVPGNSAGTVTTFFLSSQGPAHDEIDFEFLGNLSGNPYTLHTNVFAQGKGDKEQQFHLWFDPTKDFHTYSIVWNPKHIIFMVDNIPIRDFKNMEERGVGFPKDQPMRMYSSLWNADDWATMGGRVKTNWTQAPFTAYYQNYRANACVVSRGSSGCPGNRLKTASVSDNAWINQEVDSVSYRRMRWVQRKYMIYDYCADIKRFPQRLPAECPTPRPH